In one Fodinicola acaciae genomic region, the following are encoded:
- a CDS encoding beta-ketoacyl-[acyl-carrier-protein] synthase family protein: MGSPTGVVVTGLGATTPLGGDVATTWQGLLEGRSGVRALTQEWAAQLPVRIAAPLAVEPTETLKRVKARKMDRSEQVAVVAAQEAWADAGTPEVDPIRLGVAFGTGIGGALTLLNQDDILEQKGVRSVSPWTIPMLMPNGPAAWVGLELGAQGRVSSTVSACASSAESIALALDLLRSGRYDVVVAGGSEAVIHPLPLAGFAQMQAMSTRNDEPERASRPFDKGRDGFVLGEGGGALVLEREDFAKARGARIYARLAGAGVTADGHDIVQPDPSGKGQARAMSQAIEDAGMTGSDITHVNVHATSTPVGDMPETLSIRSAIGAEPILTAPKSMLGHLLGGAGAVESIATVLAIHHGVIPPTANLEDPDDALTLDVVRVEPRRVTVNAALNNSFGFGGHNVALAFTRA, translated from the coding sequence ATGGGTTCACCCACCGGCGTGGTCGTCACCGGGCTCGGGGCCACCACCCCGCTCGGTGGCGACGTCGCCACCACCTGGCAGGGCTTGCTGGAAGGCCGCTCCGGCGTACGCGCGCTGACCCAGGAGTGGGCCGCGCAGCTGCCGGTGCGGATCGCCGCGCCGCTGGCCGTCGAGCCGACCGAGACGCTCAAGCGCGTCAAGGCCCGCAAGATGGACCGTTCCGAGCAGGTCGCCGTGGTCGCCGCACAGGAGGCCTGGGCCGACGCGGGCACGCCGGAGGTCGACCCGATCCGCCTCGGCGTCGCCTTCGGCACCGGCATCGGCGGTGCTCTGACGCTGCTCAACCAGGACGACATCCTGGAGCAGAAGGGCGTACGGTCCGTCTCGCCGTGGACCATCCCGATGCTGATGCCCAACGGTCCGGCCGCGTGGGTCGGTCTGGAGCTCGGCGCGCAGGGCCGCGTGTCCTCGACGGTCAGCGCGTGTGCGTCCAGCGCGGAGTCGATCGCGCTGGCGCTGGACCTGCTGCGCTCCGGCCGCTACGACGTGGTCGTCGCCGGTGGCTCGGAGGCCGTCATCCATCCGCTGCCGCTCGCTGGTTTCGCGCAGATGCAGGCGATGTCGACCCGCAACGACGAGCCGGAGCGCGCGTCCCGCCCGTTCGACAAGGGGCGTGACGGCTTCGTGCTCGGTGAGGGCGGCGGCGCGCTCGTACTGGAGCGCGAGGACTTCGCGAAGGCGCGCGGCGCGCGGATCTACGCGCGGCTGGCCGGTGCCGGTGTCACCGCCGACGGCCACGACATCGTGCAGCCCGACCCGTCCGGCAAGGGACAGGCGCGAGCCATGTCGCAGGCCATCGAGGACGCCGGGATGACCGGCTCGGACATCACGCACGTCAACGTGCACGCGACCAGTACGCCGGTCGGCGACATGCCCGAGACGCTGTCGATCCGCAGCGCGATCGGCGCCGAACCGATCCTGACCGCGCCGAAGTCGATGCTCGGTCACCTGCTCGGCGGCGCCGGAGCGGTCGAGTCGATCGCGACCGTACTGGCGATCCACCACGGCGTGATCCCGCCGACCGCCAACCTGGAGGACCCCGACGACGCGCTGACGCTGGACGTCGTACGCGTCGAGCCGCGCCGGGTGACGGTCAACGCCGCGCTGAACAACTCGTTCGGCTTCGGCGGACACAACGTGGCATTGGCTTTCACCAGGGCCTGA
- a CDS encoding acyl carrier protein yields the protein MASRDEIRSGLADILEEIADVSPDDVTDDKAFIDDLDVDSLSMVEVVVAAEEKFSIKIPDDDVQNLRTVGDAVSYIEKAQA from the coding sequence GTGGCATCCCGTGACGAGATCCGCTCCGGCCTGGCCGACATCCTCGAGGAGATCGCGGACGTCTCCCCCGACGACGTGACCGACGACAAGGCCTTCATCGACGACCTGGACGTGGACTCGCTGTCCATGGTCGAGGTGGTCGTCGCCGCCGAGGAGAAGTTCAGCATCAAGATCCCCGACGACGACGTGCAGAACCTGCGTACGGTCGGCGACGCGGTCAGCTACATCGAAAAGGCACAGGCCTGA